In a single window of the Papaver somniferum cultivar HN1 chromosome 8, ASM357369v1, whole genome shotgun sequence genome:
- the LOC113306171 gene encoding uncharacterized protein LOC113306171, producing the protein MASSVVAKVMRGTIKRVNTPFNLHRQMSVMVNKRSMSSSSIDSSPGTCSSTKYKFTDHFPDSVVNQNDPPTTKNNSDTDWLQVDMRTKNQTINSVPQSGYGGKAPTSTKSGSYGDDEITEIQRKMDYMPMFKWNGTLYGFCDGCADEDSDGMYVKMLVPDLGREDIKQVQVEQKLVAVGESPDVSRTLKMTMIVQVLHEKGDVKKYSTPFFVKPENYEFSNVSAKVHHGVLRIFIPKVKPAKIEDRIFDVNPEQLS; encoded by the exons ATGGCGTCATCAGTTGTTGCTAAGGTAATGAGAGGAACAATCAAAAGAGTTAATACTCCTTTTAACCTTCATCGTCAGATGAGTGTGATGGTGAACAAGAGATCTATGTCTTCTTCATCCATCGACAGCAGCCCTGGTACTTGTTCCTCAACCAAGTATAAGTTTACAGATCATTTTCCTGACAGTGTGGTGAATCAAAACGATCCGCCTACGACTAAGAACAACTCTGATACTGATTGGTTGCAAGTCGACATGCGAACCAAAAATCAGACAATAAACAGCGTACCTCAATCCGGATACGGAGGCAAGGCGCCGACATCGACCAAATCAGGGTCATACGGAG ATGATGAAATTACTGAGATCCAAAGGAAGATGGATTACATGCCCATGTTTAAATGGAACGGCACATTATATGGCTTTTGCGATGGTTGTGCAGACGAAGACAGCGATGGTATGTATGTCAAGATGTTAGTCCCAGATCTCGGGAGGGAAGATATAAAACAAGTGCAGGTAGAACAGAAACTCGTGGCAGTAGGTGAATCTCCAGATGTATCCAGAACATTGAAGATGACTATGATAGTACAGGTGTTACATGAGAAAGGAGATGTCAAGAAATACTCGACTCCATTTTTTGTGAAGCCAGAAAATTACGAATTCAGTAATGTTTCGGCAAAGGTTCATCATGGTGTGCTTAGGATTTTCATTCCAAAAGTTAAGCCAGCCAAAATTGAGGATCGTATTTTTGATGTGAACCCGGAGCAATTAAGTTAG